Proteins encoded within one genomic window of Conchiformibius steedae:
- the smpB gene encoding SsrA-binding protein SmpB: MSIANNRKAFHDYFIEEQLQAGLVLEGWEVKAIRAGRVQLKESYIHWKNGAFYLVGCHITALPTASTHVKPDPVRPRKLLLNQREINKLIGKTERAGYTIVPLNMHLHRGRIKADIGLAKGKKQHDKRESAKEADWKREKQRLMKNAR; this comes from the coding sequence ATGAGTATCGCCAATAACCGCAAAGCGTTTCACGATTATTTTATTGAAGAGCAGCTTCAAGCAGGTTTGGTGCTGGAAGGCTGGGAAGTAAAAGCCATCCGCGCAGGACGGGTGCAGCTAAAAGAAAGCTATATCCATTGGAAAAACGGTGCGTTTTATCTGGTGGGTTGCCACATTACCGCGCTGCCTACCGCTTCCACCCACGTTAAACCCGACCCCGTGCGCCCGCGCAAATTATTACTTAATCAGCGCGAAATCAATAAGCTGATTGGCAAAACCGAACGCGCAGGCTACACCATTGTGCCTTTAAATATGCACTTGCACCGTGGGCGCATCAAAGCCGATATCGGGCTGGCAAAAGGTAAAAAACAACACGATAAGCGTGAATCCGCCAAAGAAGCCGATTGGAAGCGCGAAAAACAGCGTTTGATGAAAAACGCACGTTAA
- a CDS encoding carbon starvation CstA family protein, whose product MNKLKDLLIWGLVVLVGVASFTTLALHRGEQVSAIWMVSAAVSVYCVAYRYYSLYIAKNVMQLDPNRLTPAERHNDGLDYVPTHKGVLFGHHFAAIAGAGPLVGPVLAAQMGYLPGTLWIIFGVVFAGAVQDMMVLFVSMRRDGKSLGDIVKQELGTVPGVIASIGILMIMVIIMAVLALIVVKALVHSPWGTFTIAATIPIALFMGLYTRYIRPGKIGEISIVGFILLMAAIVFGENVAHSSFGQIFDLDGTQLTWAIMIYGFVAAVLPVWLLLTPRDYLSTFLKIGTIVALAIGIVIVNPTLQMPAVTKFIDGTGPVFSGSLFPFLFITIACGAVSGFHALISSGTTPKMLENETHVRMIGYGGMIMESFVAIMALAAAASLDPGIYFAMNSPAALIGTDAANAAQVITNKVGFPVTEAALLDMAKNVGESTILSRAGGAPTLAVGMANIMSQLVSSFSMAFWYHFALLFEALFILTAVDAGTRVARFMIQDLGGVFYKPFGNTDSLPANLVATLMAVGLWGYFLYTGVTDPLGGINSLWPLFGIANQMLAGVALIMCSVVLVKMKRERYVWVTLTPALGVLFVTCYAGMQKLFHPEARVSFLSHAAKYSEAAAKGEVLAPAKDAEQMARIVFNDYVNSGLTVLFMSVVLIVGVYGVRVALKARKVGWATAKEVPAVYRNGQQVEQQS is encoded by the coding sequence ATGAATAAGCTCAAAGACTTGCTGATTTGGGGCTTGGTGGTGCTGGTGGGGGTGGCTTCGTTTACCACGCTGGCACTGCACCGTGGCGAACAGGTCAGCGCGATTTGGATGGTGTCTGCTGCCGTATCGGTGTATTGCGTGGCGTACCGCTATTACAGCCTGTATATCGCCAAAAACGTGATGCAGCTTGACCCCAACCGCTTAACCCCCGCCGAACGCCACAACGACGGTTTGGATTATGTACCGACCCACAAAGGTGTGTTGTTCGGACACCATTTTGCCGCGATTGCGGGTGCGGGTCCGTTGGTGGGTCCTGTGTTGGCGGCGCAGATGGGTTATCTGCCTGGTACGCTGTGGATTATTTTCGGCGTGGTGTTTGCCGGTGCGGTACAGGATATGATGGTGCTGTTCGTGTCCATGCGCCGCGACGGTAAGTCTTTGGGCGATATTGTTAAACAGGAATTGGGTACGGTTCCGGGTGTGATTGCGTCCATCGGCATTCTGATGATTATGGTCATTATTATGGCGGTGCTGGCGTTGATTGTGGTCAAAGCCTTGGTACACAGCCCGTGGGGGACGTTTACCATTGCGGCAACGATTCCGATTGCGCTGTTTATGGGTTTGTACACGCGCTATATCCGCCCCGGTAAAATCGGTGAAATTTCCATTGTTGGCTTTATTTTGCTGATGGCGGCGATTGTGTTCGGCGAAAACGTGGCACACAGCAGCTTCGGTCAAATCTTTGATTTGGACGGTACGCAGCTGACGTGGGCGATTATGATTTACGGCTTTGTGGCGGCAGTGCTGCCTGTGTGGCTGCTGCTGACCCCGCGTGATTATCTGTCCACCTTCTTGAAAATCGGTACGATTGTGGCGTTGGCAATTGGTATTGTGATTGTGAATCCCACTTTGCAAATGCCTGCGGTAACGAAATTTATTGACGGCACCGGTCCTGTGTTTTCAGGCAGCCTGTTTCCGTTCCTGTTTATTACCATTGCCTGCGGCGCGGTATCGGGCTTCCACGCGCTGATTTCTTCAGGCACGACGCCGAAAATGTTGGAAAACGAAACCCATGTGCGCATGATTGGTTACGGCGGCATGATTATGGAAAGTTTTGTGGCGATTATGGCGTTGGCGGCGGCAGCGTCACTTGACCCCGGTATTTACTTTGCCATGAACAGCCCTGCTGCCTTAATCGGCACGGACGCTGCCAATGCCGCGCAAGTGATTACCAATAAAGTCGGTTTCCCCGTGACTGAAGCCGCTTTGTTGGATATGGCGAAAAACGTGGGCGAATCCACCATTCTGTCGCGTGCGGGCGGTGCGCCCACGCTGGCGGTCGGCATGGCCAACATTATGAGCCAACTGGTTTCCAGCTTCAGCATGGCGTTTTGGTATCACTTTGCCCTGCTGTTTGAAGCACTGTTTATTTTAACGGCGGTGGACGCAGGCACACGGGTGGCACGTTTTATGATTCAAGACTTGGGCGGCGTGTTCTACAAACCTTTCGGTAACACCGACAGCCTGCCTGCCAACTTGGTTGCCACGCTGATGGCAGTAGGTTTGTGGGGCTATTTCCTGTACACAGGCGTAACCGACCCCTTGGGCGGCATTAACTCGTTGTGGCCCTTATTCGGTATTGCCAACCAAATGCTGGCAGGTGTTGCCTTGATTATGTGTTCGGTGGTGCTGGTAAAAATGAAACGCGAACGCTATGTATGGGTAACGCTTACCCCTGCTTTGGGCGTGTTGTTTGTGACCTGCTATGCGGGTATGCAAAAGCTGTTTCACCCCGAAGCGCGTGTCAGCTTTTTAAGCCACGCCGCCAAATACAGCGAAGCCGCCGCTAAAGGCGAAGTGCTTGCCCCCGCCAAAGATGCTGAACAAATGGCACGGATTGTTTTTAACGACTATGTTAATTCGGGTTTGACTGTGTTGTTTATGTCAGTAGTGCTGATTGTGGGCGTGTACGGCGTGCGCGTTGCCTTAAAAGCACGCAAAGTAGGCTGGGCGACCGCCAAAGAAGTTCCTGCCGTTTACCGCAACGGTCAGCAAGTCGAGCAACAATCATGA
- a CDS encoding YbdD/YjiX family protein, protein MSKWQNVKQWLHSARRTANLMAGMPDYAQYVAQQRRYNPNAPVMSEQQFQDYCSKRRCGANGGKCC, encoded by the coding sequence ATGAGCAAATGGCAAAACGTCAAACAATGGCTGCACAGCGCACGGCGCACCGCCAACCTGATGGCGGGTATGCCCGATTACGCCCAGTATGTCGCGCAGCAACGCCGTTACAATCCCAACGCCCCCGTCATGAGCGAGCAGCAGTTCCAAGACTATTGCAGCAAACGGCGTTGCGGCGCAAACGGCGGCAAATGCTGTTAG
- a CDS encoding ComEA family DNA-binding protein translates to MMKKILLAIWMAFSFSWAAAQVDINKATAAELLTLKGIGEKKAADIIAYREQNGGFRSVDELKNVKGIGQKTVDKLRSEITVSGVAVKPTTARSTQQKGRRIAVPATDKYRY, encoded by the coding sequence ATGATGAAAAAAATTTTGTTGGCAATATGGATGGCATTCAGCTTTTCATGGGCAGCAGCACAAGTCGATATCAATAAGGCGACGGCTGCCGAATTGCTTACTTTAAAAGGTATTGGCGAGAAAAAAGCTGCGGATATCATTGCTTATCGTGAGCAAAATGGCGGTTTTCGTTCGGTAGATGAGCTGAAAAATGTGAAAGGCATCGGTCAGAAAACAGTAGATAAGTTACGTTCTGAAATTACTGTTTCGGGCGTAGCAGTAAAACCGACAACAGCACGTTCTACGCAACAAAAGGGCAGGCGGATTGCTGTGCCTGCAACGGATAAATATCGTTATTAA
- a CDS encoding uracil-xanthine permease family protein, with protein MLQQLKLALSGAQILFVAFGAMVLVPVLTGLNPAMALLGAGIGTLLFQLCTKRKVPIFLGSSFAFIAPIIYSISEWGMGATMFGLFAAGFMYFIFAALIRWRGLTAVHKLLPPVVIGPVIMVIGLSVATVASEMAMGKAGGNQVVDYTQSLLLSGFTFAVTVIVAVFGSKMMKLIPILIGVATGYIAAWLMGLVDTTPIAQAPWFAVPQFHRPEINWQAALFMLPVAIAPAIEHIGGIMAIGKVTGKDYAADPGLDKTLAGDGLGVCVAGLIGGPPVTTYGEVTGAVMLTKNSNPVIMTWAAIFAITMAFFGKFNAFLASIPLPVMGGVMILLFGTIASLGLKTLIDAQVDLMKPKNLVIVSAVLTTGVGGMLLKLGSISFAGVGLCAILAIILNMVLPEQAE; from the coding sequence ATGTTACAACAATTAAAACTTGCCCTGTCCGGTGCACAAATCCTATTTGTCGCCTTTGGTGCCATGGTCTTGGTACCAGTACTCACAGGGCTTAATCCCGCCATGGCACTGCTGGGCGCAGGCATCGGCACACTGCTTTTTCAATTATGCACCAAACGTAAAGTACCGATTTTTTTAGGTTCTTCCTTTGCTTTTATCGCACCGATTATTTACTCAATCAGCGAATGGGGCATGGGCGCGACCATGTTCGGCTTGTTTGCCGCAGGTTTTATGTATTTTATTTTCGCCGCTTTAATCCGTTGGCGCGGTTTGACAGCAGTGCATAAATTACTTCCCCCTGTCGTCATCGGACCGGTAATTATGGTGATTGGTTTATCTGTCGCCACCGTTGCCAGCGAAATGGCAATGGGCAAAGCAGGTGGCAATCAAGTGGTTGATTATACACAATCATTATTATTGTCGGGCTTTACCTTTGCCGTTACCGTGATAGTGGCGGTATTTGGCAGCAAAATGATGAAGCTGATTCCGATTTTAATCGGTGTAGCAACAGGTTACATCGCTGCATGGTTGATGGGTTTAGTCGATACCACGCCTATTGCCCAAGCGCCTTGGTTTGCCGTTCCCCAATTTCACCGACCCGAAATCAATTGGCAAGCCGCTTTATTTATGTTGCCCGTTGCCATTGCCCCCGCAATTGAACACATTGGCGGCATTATGGCAATCGGCAAAGTAACAGGCAAAGATTACGCCGCCGACCCCGGTTTGGACAAAACCCTTGCCGGCGACGGTTTGGGCGTATGTGTAGCAGGTTTAATCGGCGGACCACCCGTTACCACCTATGGAGAAGTAACCGGTGCGGTTATGCTCACCAAAAACAGCAATCCGGTTATCATGACATGGGCAGCGATTTTTGCCATTACGATGGCTTTTTTTGGTAAATTCAATGCTTTCCTAGCTTCCATTCCCCTGCCCGTTATGGGTGGCGTAATGATTTTGCTGTTTGGCACCATTGCTTCTTTGGGTTTAAAAACCTTAATTGATGCCCAAGTGGATTTAATGAAACCCAAAAATTTAGTAATTGTCAGCGCCGTATTGACCACGGGTGTAGGCGGAATGTTGTTGAAACTCGGCAGCATCAGCTTTGCAGGTGTCGGGCTTTGTGCCATTTTAGCCATTATTTTAAATATGGTTTTGCCTGAACAAGCAGAGTAA
- a CDS encoding MMPL family transporter, which translates to MKTAAKLYALLCLVLLAVVCWRIPAQLQTDLHALIPVSEHDAVLQAAENARAKQLDGQVILALGANDAETAFAAAAQTAQQWRQSGLFAEVEAEIRPDLPALRQSAQQIGVAMLPAETAQQLQQQPQQYFQQRAEEALNPFAATLLPVEQDWLGFARFAAARRPDSAVQWHMENGMLFSEYAGKTWVWLRARVAAAHHAPSLQDLAANTRAQAAAQGMEAVFGGAALFAADAKIRAERESLWMSLCGLGLTALLLWFVVRNRRAVWLLLPIAAGMVCGLAAVLLLFGQIHILTIVIGTGLIGVLVDFPLHWLAPALFGKGAWSPQQGMRRVLPTFAVSLAVTAGGYALLWLTPLPVLQQTAVFSTAALCGAFAATVCFLPPLFQGFQTVTTLPARAALRCANAPRLRRSTLYALAAVWLLCALGTVRSQWQDDIRNWVNTPPQLLNDARRIAQISGTGSSGQFIVVRGNSPDQLLHHNRLLVQQLGKHIPPNQIQSLHTLLLPTDQQRTIKQQLHHLAEQNPVYAPLTAIGAPETAVRQALQHAANQPDITLAQALQQPTAQAWQHLYLGKIGQQEASLVYLPETTPAQQNALQTFFATPSPHWQLIDTRRDLNHRFADTRNRAAWLKLLSFAAAWLLLWRIFGIKRGSLILAIPLAAALAVLGLLGWFAIPVGIFAMFGLLLTAAVGLDYAAYAIHAPETAAARLGGISLAATTTGISFALLAAASTPAVAAFGLTVAAGCFANWLLAVLLVRHRTP; encoded by the coding sequence ATGAAAACCGCCGCCAAACTGTATGCCCTTTTGTGTCTGGTGCTGTTGGCGGTGGTGTGTTGGCGCATTCCCGCGCAATTGCAAACCGATTTACACGCACTGATTCCTGTGTCCGAACACGATGCTGTGCTGCAAGCCGCTGAAAACGCCCGCGCCAAGCAGTTGGACGGACAAGTGATTTTGGCATTGGGCGCAAACGATGCCGAAACTGCATTTGCTGCCGCAGCACAAACCGCCCAACAATGGCGGCAAAGCGGTTTGTTTGCCGAAGTAGAAGCCGAAATCCGTCCCGATTTGCCTGCCTTGCGCCAATCCGCGCAGCAAATCGGCGTTGCCATGCTGCCTGCCGAAACCGCGCAACAATTACAGCAACAGCCGCAGCAGTATTTTCAGCAACGTGCAGAAGAGGCACTCAATCCGTTTGCCGCCACATTATTGCCTGTTGAACAGGATTGGCTCGGGTTTGCCCGTTTTGCCGCTGCCCGCCGTCCCGATTCCGCTGTGCAATGGCACATGGAAAACGGTATGTTGTTTAGCGAATATGCAGGCAAAACATGGGTATGGTTACGCGCCCGCGTAGCCGCAGCGCATCACGCGCCAAGTTTACAGGATTTGGCGGCAAACACCCGCGCCCAAGCCGCCGCACAGGGCATGGAAGCTGTTTTTGGCGGTGCTGCTTTGTTTGCTGCCGATGCCAAAATCCGCGCCGAACGCGAAAGCCTGTGGATGTCGCTCTGCGGTTTGGGCTTGACCGCGCTGCTGCTGTGGTTTGTGGTACGCAACCGCCGCGCCGTGTGGCTGTTGCTGCCGATTGCTGCGGGCATGGTGTGCGGTTTGGCGGCGGTGCTGTTGTTATTCGGACAAATACACATCTTAACCATTGTTATTGGCACAGGTTTAATCGGCGTATTGGTGGATTTTCCGCTGCATTGGCTCGCGCCTGCCTTATTCGGCAAGGGCGCATGGTCGCCGCAACAGGGCATGCGCCGCGTTTTGCCTACATTTGCCGTTAGTTTGGCGGTAACGGCTGGCGGATATGCCTTGCTGTGGTTGACACCCCTGCCCGTTTTACAGCAAACTGCGGTTTTTTCAACCGCTGCATTATGCGGCGCATTTGCGGCTACGGTGTGTTTTCTGCCGCCGCTGTTTCAAGGTTTTCAAACGGTTACCACCCTACCTGCACGCGCTGCCCTGCGTTGCGCCAATGCGCCCCGTTTACGCCGTTCCACTTTATACGCATTGGCTGCGGTGTGGCTGCTGTGTGCCTTGGGTACGGTACGCAGCCAGTGGCAGGACGACATCCGCAATTGGGTCAATACGCCCCCGCAGTTGTTAAACGACGCCCGCCGCATCGCCCAAATCAGCGGCACTGGCAGCAGCGGACAATTTATCGTGGTTCGCGGCAACAGCCCAGACCAATTACTTCACCACAACCGCCTGTTGGTTCAGCAATTGGGTAAACACATCCCCCCCAATCAAATCCAAAGTCTGCACACCTTGCTGCTGCCTACCGACCAACAACGCACCATCAAACAACAACTCCATCATTTAGCAGAACAAAATCCCGTTTATGCCCCGCTGACTGCCATCGGCGCACCCGAAACCGCCGTCCGCCAAGCCCTGCAACACGCCGCTAATCAGCCCGACATCACCCTCGCCCAAGCCCTGCAACAGCCCACCGCCCAAGCATGGCAACACCTCTATCTCGGCAAAATCGGACAACAAGAAGCCTCGCTGGTTTACCTGCCCGAAACCACCCCCGCACAACAAAATGCCCTGCAAACTTTCTTTGCCACACCCTCCCCGCATTGGCAACTAATAGACACCCGCCGCGACCTGAACCACCGTTTTGCCGATACCCGCAACCGCGCCGCTTGGTTAAAATTACTGTCTTTTGCCGCCGCGTGGCTATTGTTGTGGCGCATATTCGGCATCAAACGCGGCAGCCTGATACTCGCCATACCCCTTGCCGCTGCCCTTGCCGTTTTGGGTTTGCTTGGCTGGTTCGCCATTCCCGTGGGGATTTTTGCCATGTTCGGCTTACTCTTAACCGCCGCAGTCGGTTTGGATTACGCCGCTTACGCCATCCATGCCCCCGAAACCGCCGCAGCCCGTTTGGGTGGCATCAGCTTGGCAGCCACCACCACAGGCATATCCTTTGCCCTGCTCGCCGCCGCTTCCACCCCCGCCGTTGCCGCCTTCGGGCTTACCGTTGCCGCAGGCTGTTTTGCCAACTGGCTGCTGGCGGTTTTACTGGTACGCCACCGCACACCCTAA
- a CDS encoding AMP-binding protein, giving the protein MMACWHTLFTQPPAGEVADGWTYADFAAATQYWAQALQKAEVKSVALWFDDAARLASALAATWLAGADAYLLPDLSDVSRQWAQQHDCILFGDDEAFADAAWLYRREHEHARHQGATLTFPAENRVFLKTSASSGAAKTIGKSRKHMEREAAALAQVLPENWRGATALASISAQHLYGLSFRVFAALACGWRIGRTRHSYPEDLIAAAKQHSACLWLTSPALLNRLGGQRDWAALRPTLRGVVSAGGMLPVEVSRQLHQHLGFYPHNVYGSTETGVIAIQQDDAHVLLPAVAARIRSTGSLAVRSPWTDGTQSTADSAELHGRKLVLHGRSDRIIKLADKRISLARIEQLLLAHPYIADAHCLRHPQHGRIAAWLALNNEGIAAWRTHGRNAMIAELKRNLDELKPLGAVPRHWRFADSLPRNPQAKIRAADAENALLHPPTAPNWHALPAEHADERAFEGIIPLDLPYFGGHFAQFPLVPGVVQLQWVMALALPEHAPNQIENLKFQKFIRPHDCIQLFLRHDSAKNKIYFSLRLPDGSPCASGRIALPVSE; this is encoded by the coding sequence ATGATGGCATGTTGGCACACGCTGTTTACACAGCCACCTGCGGGGGAAGTGGCGGACGGTTGGACTTATGCGGATTTCGCGGCGGCAACGCAATATTGGGCGCAGGCTTTGCAAAAAGCGGAAGTCAAGTCTGTGGCATTGTGGTTTGACGATGCGGCGAGGTTGGCTTCGGCATTGGCGGCAACTTGGTTGGCAGGGGCAGACGCTTATTTGCTGCCTGATTTGTCTGATGTGTCGCGGCAATGGGCGCAACAGCATGATTGTATTTTGTTTGGCGATGATGAGGCGTTTGCTGATGCGGCGTGGCTGTACCGCCGTGAACACGAACACGCCCGCCATCAGGGTGCAACTTTAACATTTCCTGCAGAAAACCGTGTTTTTTTAAAAACATCGGCTTCATCAGGCGCAGCCAAAACCATTGGTAAAAGCCGTAAACACATGGAACGCGAAGCCGCTGCCTTGGCGCAGGTTTTGCCCGAAAATTGGCGCGGTGCAACTGCTTTGGCAAGCATCAGCGCCCAACATTTATACGGTCTCAGTTTCCGCGTGTTTGCAGCATTGGCGTGTGGCTGGCGCATCGGGCGCACCCGCCACAGCTATCCCGAAGATTTGATTGCTGCTGCCAAACAGCATAGTGCTTGCCTGTGGCTGACCAGCCCTGCTTTGCTCAACCGTTTGGGCGGGCAGCGCGATTGGGCGGCGTTGCGCCCAACCTTGCGCGGCGTGGTCAGCGCAGGCGGAATGTTGCCCGTTGAAGTCAGTCGCCAACTGCATCAGCATTTGGGCTTTTATCCGCATAATGTGTACGGCAGCACCGAAACGGGCGTGATTGCCATTCAGCAGGACGATGCCCATGTGTTACTGCCTGCCGTGGCGGCGCGTATCCGCAGCACAGGCAGTTTGGCGGTACGCAGCCCGTGGACGGACGGCACGCAATCCACCGCCGACAGTGCCGAACTGCACGGGCGCAAACTGGTTTTACACGGACGCAGCGACCGCATCATCAAACTTGCCGACAAACGCATTTCCCTTGCCCGAATTGAACAGCTTTTGTTGGCGCATCCGTATATTGCCGATGCACATTGTTTGCGCCATCCGCAGCACGGGCGCATTGCCGCGTGGCTGGCACTCAACAATGAGGGCATAGCCGCTTGGCGCACCCACGGGCGCAATGCCATGATTGCCGAATTAAAACGCAATTTGGATGAACTCAAGCCCTTGGGTGCTGTGCCGCGCCATTGGCGTTTTGCCGACAGCCTGCCGCGCAATCCGCAAGCCAAAATCCGCGCTGCCGATGCCGAAAACGCGCTGTTGCATCCGCCTACCGCCCCCAACTGGCACGCCCTGCCCGCTGAACACGCAGACGAACGCGCTTTTGAAGGCATCATTCCCCTTGATTTGCCTTATTTTGGCGGACATTTTGCCCAATTTCCGCTGGTTCCGGGTGTGGTGCAGCTGCAATGGGTGATGGCACTTGCCCTGCCCGAACACGCGCCCAACCAAATTGAAAACCTAAAATTTCAAAAATTTATCCGTCCCCACGACTGCATTCAGCTGTTTTTGCGCCACGATAGCGCCAAAAACAAAATCTATTTTTCCCTGCGTCTGCCCGACGGCAGCCCCTGCGCTTCAGGACGGATTGCCCTGCCCGTTTCCGAATAA
- a CDS encoding outer membrane lipoprotein carrier protein LolA, translating to MIKRFSALLLLTASLNAHAFSPADLQAQLQAHQTVQGQFEQSRFIRSLPQPMRTTGQFVLQRGQGLLWQVQKPFEVKLRVCSKGIAQWDGKNRRWQGSSSHAQTAQVKLFMALLAGDTAVLDKQFALQLSGNAQNWSLKLQPKTAVMKQIFQDIDVKGSKGLIQTVELREKQGERTLMRFQAQQSNRALTAEVGADLRCQP from the coding sequence ATGATAAAACGTTTTTCCGCCTTGCTGTTGCTGACTGCCAGCCTGAACGCCCATGCTTTCTCGCCCGCTGATTTGCAGGCGCAATTGCAAGCCCATCAAACCGTTCAAGGACAATTTGAACAATCGCGTTTTATCCGTTCGCTGCCACAGCCGATGCGTACCACGGGGCAATTTGTGTTGCAGCGCGGACAAGGGCTATTGTGGCAGGTGCAAAAGCCGTTTGAAGTAAAACTGCGGGTGTGCAGCAAGGGCATCGCGCAATGGGACGGTAAAAACCGCCGTTGGCAAGGCAGCAGCAGCCACGCACAAACGGCGCAGGTTAAGCTGTTTATGGCATTATTGGCGGGCGATACGGCGGTGCTGGACAAGCAGTTTGCGCTGCAATTGTCGGGCAACGCACAAAATTGGTCGCTGAAGCTGCAACCGAAAACCGCTGTAATGAAACAGATTTTTCAAGATATTGATGTAAAAGGCAGCAAGGGTTTGATTCAAACGGTTGAGCTGCGCGAAAAACAGGGCGAGCGCACGCTGATGCGTTTTCAAGCGCAACAGAGCAATCGCGCCTTAACGGCAGAGGTAGGCGCGGATTTGCGTTGCCAACCCTAA
- a CDS encoding acyl-CoA thioesterase, translating to MPEHIYFSSESTLAVPFFDVDTLEVAWHGHYVKYFEIARCDLLDQIGHNYNDMRQAGFAWPIVRLEIKYLRPARFGQKLTIRADVVEYESCLKVRYTIFDTLTHTVLTRGFTMQAAVRLDNGEMQLQTPAVWQQAIRSHARFSDN from the coding sequence ATGCCTGAACACATTTATTTCAGCAGCGAAAGCACGCTTGCCGTGCCGTTTTTTGATGTGGACACGCTGGAAGTGGCGTGGCACGGGCATTACGTCAAATATTTTGAAATCGCCCGCTGCGATTTGCTCGACCAAATCGGACACAATTACAACGATATGCGCCAAGCGGGTTTTGCATGGCCAATTGTGCGTTTGGAAATCAAATACCTGCGTCCTGCGCGTTTCGGGCAGAAATTAACCATACGCGCCGATGTGGTGGAATACGAAAGTTGTTTGAAAGTGCGCTACACCATTTTTGATACGCTCACGCACACCGTGCTGACACGCGGTTTCACCATGCAGGCAGCCGTGCGTTTGGACAACGGCGAAATGCAGTTGCAAACCCCTGCCGTGTGGCAGCAAGCCATCCGCAGCCACGCCCGCTTTTCTGATAATTAA
- a CDS encoding glycosyl transferase family 2 has protein sequence MNTPAHWAQQRERGHQLFLRLTAWLVRYLPVAAVRLCSAFVCAYFYATAPAQRRNIRRYQSRMRTCFPDAPLPRRAAVYRQFAAFGEALTDRFAVWQHKIRYEDLVLSDPDNLYADIRNRQLRGQILVCSHLGNTEVCRALVGHHQGFKLNVLVYGQHAHLFNQALTEAGAGRIGLIDAGDLNAAVMLDLARRLDAGEWLAIAADRIPVHGSKTVPTRFLGDTAAFPQGAWLLALLLKVRSNTVFVLKKQGRYHLMLRRFADVPQAGRGQRSAVVAQMAQRYADVLAEHAAQAPLQWFNFYDFWEDENHA, from the coding sequence ATGAACACCCCTGCACATTGGGCGCAACAGCGCGAACGCGGGCATCAGCTGTTTTTGCGTTTGACGGCGTGGCTGGTGCGTTATCTGCCTGTGGCGGCGGTGCGCCTGTGCAGCGCGTTTGTGTGTGCCTATTTTTACGCCACCGCGCCCGCGCAAAGGCGCAATATACGCCGTTATCAAAGCAGAATGCGGACATGTTTTCCCGATGCACCGCTGCCGCGCCGTGCTGCCGTGTACCGTCAGTTTGCCGCTTTTGGCGAAGCGCTGACCGACCGTTTTGCCGTGTGGCAGCACAAAATCCGTTATGAAGATTTGGTGTTGTCCGACCCCGACAACCTGTACGCCGATATCCGCAACCGCCAATTGCGCGGGCAGATTTTGGTGTGTTCGCATTTGGGCAATACCGAAGTCTGCCGCGCCTTGGTGGGGCATCATCAGGGCTTTAAATTAAACGTACTGGTTTATGGACAACACGCACACCTTTTCAATCAAGCCCTTACCGAAGCGGGCGCGGGGCGCATCGGTTTGATTGACGCAGGCGATTTAAACGCAGCGGTGATGCTGGATTTGGCGCGGCGTTTGGACGCAGGCGAGTGGCTCGCCATCGCCGCCGACCGCATTCCCGTTCACGGCAGCAAAACCGTTCCCACCCGTTTTTTGGGCGACACCGCTGCCTTCCCGCAAGGCGCGTGGCTGTTGGCACTGCTGCTGAAAGTGCGTAGCAATACCGTTTTTGTATTAAAAAAACAAGGGCGTTATCACTTGATGCTGCGCCGTTTTGCCGATGTGCCGCAGGCAGGGCGCGGACAACGCAGCGCAGTGGTGGCGCAGATGGCGCAGCGTTATGCTGATGTGTTGGCAGAACACGCCGCGCAAGCCCCGCTGCAATGGTTTAATTTTTATGATTTTTGGGAAGACGAAAACCATGCCTGA